The sequence ctttataCAAAATATTAAGAGTTGCAACATTTTTGATGAACAGATTCCAGAAAGATTCTTCATTCATGAACAGATATGAAAGCTCTAGGTCTGGGTCTAGCAGGGCCCACAGGTGTCCCAGAGCTTCTTGCTGTAGCGGGGCAAGACGCAAGGGCTGCAGGCGGGAGAAGCGTAGGGTCTGCCAAAGGTGCAGAGGCCCCCCGAGCCCAGGGTGGCCCCGGCGCCGTAGAggcctcccagccccagggagccccCAAAGGCGGGTGCTCCGGAGGAGCCCACCACGGcttgctgggggaaggagctgaggatggggccgGGGAAGGTGACGACCACGGGGGGCGGCTGGATGAAGGCCGTCGAGTCGGGGCACTGCCGGGCGCACAGCTCGTTGCAGCTCTCAGCGATGGGCTGGGGGACGGCGACGCTGGTTTTCGGTGGGCTCAGGTCGTAGCAAGACATCGTGGCGCGGGATGGGTGGGTGCTCTGCAAGAGGGCAGAGATTGCAAGCGAGCAGCAGAGGGGAGCGCCCGAGGCAGGCGCAGGGGCTGGGGCCCGAGCAGGGGGCCAGGAGGAGAAGCGCTCGCAGACTTACCCTGTTCCTCGAGGAGAAGGCGGCCAGAGCGGTGATAGGGAGAgcctggaggaggcagagcttTTATAGTGGCCCCGCCATTGCTCAGCACCACCCGGGCCAATCTGCAGAGGCGGCACTCCCTCCTGCCGACTACGATGACAGGgctgt is a genomic window of Balearica regulorum gibbericeps isolate bBalReg1 unplaced genomic scaffold, bBalReg1.pri scaffold_126_arrow_ctg1, whole genome shotgun sequence containing:
- the LOC142599769 gene encoding scale keratin-like, translating into MSCYDLSPPKTSVAVPQPIAESCNELCARQCPDSTAFIQPPPVVVTFPGPILSSFPQQAVVGSSGAPAFGGSLGLGGLYGAGATLGSGGLCTFGRPYASPACSPCVLPRYSKKLWDTCGPC